A DNA window from Taeniopygia guttata chromosome 8, bTaeGut7.mat, whole genome shotgun sequence contains the following coding sequences:
- the TMEM121 gene encoding transmembrane protein 121, translated as MVLPPPDKRHVCLTTIVIMTSMAFMDAYLVEQNQGPRKIGVCIIVLVGDICFLIVLRYVAVWVGAEVKTAKRGYAMILWFLYIFVLEIKLYFIFQNYKADKKNLETVARKALTLLLSICVPGLYLVLVALDSMEYIRTFRKKEDLRGRLFWVALDLLDILDIQANLWEPHRTGLPIWAEGLMFFYCYILLLILPCVSLSEISMQGEHIAPQKMMLYPVLSLVTINIVTIFIRAINMILFQDSRVSTIFIGKNIIAIATKACTFLEYKRQVKEFPQNAIALELQQNSLSHNQTIHSTQGIPHEPSPTSEILDT; from the coding sequence ATGGTGCTGCCGCCGCCTGACAAGCGCCATGTCTGCCTGACCACCATCGTCATCATGACCAGCATGGCCTTCATGGATGCCTATCTGGTGGAGCAGAACCAGGGACCCCGCAAGATTGGCGTCTGCATCATCGTGCTGGTGGGGGACATCTGCTTCCTCATTGTGCTGCGCTATGTGGCCGTGTGGGTGGGCGCCGAGGTGAAGACGGCCAAGCGGGGCTATGCCATGATCCTGTGGTTCCTCTACATCTTTGTGCTGGAGATCAAGCTGTACTTCATCTTTCAGAATTACAAAGCAGACAAGAAGAACCTGGAGACGGTGGCCAGGAAAGCTCTGACCCTACTGCTCTCCATCTGCGTGCCAGGGCTCTACCTGGTGCTGGTGGCCTTGGACAGCATGGAGTACATACGGACCTTTCGGAAGAAAGAGGACTTGCGGGGACGCCTCTTCTGGGTGGCCCTTGACCTGCTGGATATCTTGGACATCCAGGCCAACCTGTGGGAGCCACACAGGACCGGCCTGCCCATCTGGGCAGAGGGGCTCATGTTCTTCTACTGCTACATACTCCTCCTGATCCTGCCTTGCGTGTCCCTCAGTGAGATCAGCATGCAAGGGGAGCACATTGCCCCACAAAAAATGATGCTCTACCCCGTCCTCAGCCTGGTCACCATCAACATCGTCACCATCTTCATCCGGGCCATCAACATGATCTTGTTCCAGGACAGCAGGGTCTCCACCATCTTTATCGGCAAGAATATCATTGCGATCGCCACCAAGGCCTGCACCTTCCTGGAGTACAAGCGGCAGGTGAAGGAGTTCCCACAGAATGCCATcgccctggagctccagcagAACTCCCTCTCACACAACCAGACCATCCACAGCACACAGGGCATCCCCCATGAGCCGTCGCCCACCAGCGAGATCCTGGACACATGA